A genomic region of Tigriopus californicus strain San Diego chromosome 1, Tcal_SD_v2.1, whole genome shotgun sequence contains the following coding sequences:
- the LOC131880143 gene encoding succinate-semialdehyde dehydrogenase, mitochondrial-like isoform X1 — protein sequence MTITMVQPSFIRLGQTCFNRGTIIQIRTMSSLVKNKAFINGAWVEATSGKTFEVTNPVNGKVIGSVPDMDTIDANKAIDAAHEAFQTWRDTTAKERSALLRKWFEMCNKNHNELAKILTAEQGKPLAEAKGEVSYGSSFLEWFSEEARRINGDVVQAPAANKRMLFVREPIGVAAMITPWNFPNAMITRKVGAALASGCTVVVKPAEDTPLSALAVAALAEEAGIPKGVLNVITSRLENSSEVGKALCSSSKVRALSFTGSTRVGKILYRQCADTVKKISLELGGNAPFIVFDSADVDLAVGGCMASKFRNAGQTCVSSNRILVQSGIYDKFVAKLKETVEKSVVLGDGMDDGVNQGPIINKNQFARVTRLVDEAVNKGAKVVLGGSKHDIGDLFYKPTIISEMQEDMECFKEEVFGPVISIKKFETEDEALKIANNSEVGLAGYFYSNDVSQCWRVSRKLETGMVGINEGMMSCAEGAFGGVKESGIGREGSKYGIDEYTEMKYLCFGNL from the exons ATGACGATTACAATGGTTCAACCATCGTTCATTCGATTAGGGCAAACTTGCTTTAATCGTGG AACCATCATCCAAATCCGAACCATGTCCTCCCTCGTTAAGAATAAGGCCTTCATTAATGGCGCCTGGGTGGAAGCCACCTCCGGGAAAACGTTTGAGGTCACTAACCCTGTGAATGGTAAGGTGATCGGATCGGTTCCCGACATGGATACAATTGATGCAAACAAGGCAATCGATGCGGCCCATGAG GCCTTCCAAACTTGGCGAGATACCACCGCTAAAGAGAGATCCGCTTTGTTGAGAAAATGGTTCGAGATGTGCAATAAGAACCACAATGAGTTAGCCAAAATATTGACTGCAGAGCAAGGAAAGCCCTTGGCTGAAGCCAAAGGCGAAGTCTCGTACGGATCCTCGTTTCTAGAATGGTTCTCGGAGGAGGCCCGGAGAATTAATGGCGATGTAGTCCAAGCTCCGGCAGCCAACAAGCGAATGTTATTCGTTCGTGAGCCAATCGGTGTGGCGGCTATGATCACCCCATGGAACTTTCCCAATGCCATGATCACCCGAAAAGTTGGGGCCGCCTTGGCCTCGGGTTGCACTGTTGTAGTCAAACCCGCCGAGGACACACCCCTATCAGCATTGGCTGTGGCCGCCCTGGCCGAAGAAGCCGGCATCCCCAAGGGAGTGTTAAACGTGATTACTAGTCGTTTGGAGAATTCTTCGGAGGTAGGAAAAGCCCTGTGTTCGTCTTCCAAGGTTCGAGCATTGTCTTTCACGGGATCCACCAGGGTGGGCAAAATATTGTACCGGCAATGTGCTGATACTGTAAAGAAAATCTCACTCGAATTGGGCGGAAATGCACCCTTCATCGTTTTCGACTCGGCTGATGTCGATTTGGCTGTGGGTGGTTGCATGGCCTCCAAGTTTAGGAATGCCGGTCAAACTTGTGTTAGCTCAAACAGGATCCTCGTTCAATCCGGAATCTATGACAAGTTCGTGGCCAAGCTGAAAGAAACTGTTGAGAAATCCGTGGTCCTTGGAGATGGTATGGATGATGGTGTGAACCAG GGACCAATCatcaacaaaaatcaattcgCGCGAGTAACTCGCCTGGTGGATGAAGCTGTCAATAAAGGAGCAAAGGTTGTTTTAGGAGGCTCCAAACACGATATTGGTGACTTGTTTTACAAGCCTACCATTATTTCCGAAATGCAAGAGGACATGGAGTGTTTCAAGGAGGAGGTCTTTGGACCTGTTATCTCGATCAAAAAATTCGAAACCGAGGATGAGGCattgaaaattgccaataaCTCGGAAGTTGGTCTGGCAGGCTACTTTTACTCGAATGACGTCAG TCAATGTTGGAGGGTGAGCCGGAAACTGGAAACTGGAATGGTTGGCATCAATGAGGGCATGATGTCGTGtgctgagggtgcttttgGTGGGGTTAAGGAATCTGGAATTGGCAGAGAAGGATCCAAATACGGCATCGACGAGTACAcagaaatgaaatatctttgctTCGGCAACCTCTAA
- the LOC131880143 gene encoding succinate-semialdehyde dehydrogenase, mitochondrial-like isoform X2 encodes MSSLVKNKAFINGAWVEATSGKTFEVTNPVNGKVIGSVPDMDTIDANKAIDAAHEAFQTWRDTTAKERSALLRKWFEMCNKNHNELAKILTAEQGKPLAEAKGEVSYGSSFLEWFSEEARRINGDVVQAPAANKRMLFVREPIGVAAMITPWNFPNAMITRKVGAALASGCTVVVKPAEDTPLSALAVAALAEEAGIPKGVLNVITSRLENSSEVGKALCSSSKVRALSFTGSTRVGKILYRQCADTVKKISLELGGNAPFIVFDSADVDLAVGGCMASKFRNAGQTCVSSNRILVQSGIYDKFVAKLKETVEKSVVLGDGMDDGVNQGPIINKNQFARVTRLVDEAVNKGAKVVLGGSKHDIGDLFYKPTIISEMQEDMECFKEEVFGPVISIKKFETEDEALKIANNSEVGLAGYFYSNDVSQCWRVSRKLETGMVGINEGMMSCAEGAFGGVKESGIGREGSKYGIDEYTEMKYLCFGNL; translated from the exons ATGTCCTCCCTCGTTAAGAATAAGGCCTTCATTAATGGCGCCTGGGTGGAAGCCACCTCCGGGAAAACGTTTGAGGTCACTAACCCTGTGAATGGTAAGGTGATCGGATCGGTTCCCGACATGGATACAATTGATGCAAACAAGGCAATCGATGCGGCCCATGAG GCCTTCCAAACTTGGCGAGATACCACCGCTAAAGAGAGATCCGCTTTGTTGAGAAAATGGTTCGAGATGTGCAATAAGAACCACAATGAGTTAGCCAAAATATTGACTGCAGAGCAAGGAAAGCCCTTGGCTGAAGCCAAAGGCGAAGTCTCGTACGGATCCTCGTTTCTAGAATGGTTCTCGGAGGAGGCCCGGAGAATTAATGGCGATGTAGTCCAAGCTCCGGCAGCCAACAAGCGAATGTTATTCGTTCGTGAGCCAATCGGTGTGGCGGCTATGATCACCCCATGGAACTTTCCCAATGCCATGATCACCCGAAAAGTTGGGGCCGCCTTGGCCTCGGGTTGCACTGTTGTAGTCAAACCCGCCGAGGACACACCCCTATCAGCATTGGCTGTGGCCGCCCTGGCCGAAGAAGCCGGCATCCCCAAGGGAGTGTTAAACGTGATTACTAGTCGTTTGGAGAATTCTTCGGAGGTAGGAAAAGCCCTGTGTTCGTCTTCCAAGGTTCGAGCATTGTCTTTCACGGGATCCACCAGGGTGGGCAAAATATTGTACCGGCAATGTGCTGATACTGTAAAGAAAATCTCACTCGAATTGGGCGGAAATGCACCCTTCATCGTTTTCGACTCGGCTGATGTCGATTTGGCTGTGGGTGGTTGCATGGCCTCCAAGTTTAGGAATGCCGGTCAAACTTGTGTTAGCTCAAACAGGATCCTCGTTCAATCCGGAATCTATGACAAGTTCGTGGCCAAGCTGAAAGAAACTGTTGAGAAATCCGTGGTCCTTGGAGATGGTATGGATGATGGTGTGAACCAG GGACCAATCatcaacaaaaatcaattcgCGCGAGTAACTCGCCTGGTGGATGAAGCTGTCAATAAAGGAGCAAAGGTTGTTTTAGGAGGCTCCAAACACGATATTGGTGACTTGTTTTACAAGCCTACCATTATTTCCGAAATGCAAGAGGACATGGAGTGTTTCAAGGAGGAGGTCTTTGGACCTGTTATCTCGATCAAAAAATTCGAAACCGAGGATGAGGCattgaaaattgccaataaCTCGGAAGTTGGTCTGGCAGGCTACTTTTACTCGAATGACGTCAG TCAATGTTGGAGGGTGAGCCGGAAACTGGAAACTGGAATGGTTGGCATCAATGAGGGCATGATGTCGTGtgctgagggtgcttttgGTGGGGTTAAGGAATCTGGAATTGGCAGAGAAGGATCCAAATACGGCATCGACGAGTACAcagaaatgaaatatctttgctTCGGCAACCTCTAA